TTCCTCTTTTTTCTCTTCTTGTgaatattttactttttcttttcttttttcaatttcatcttcttttatatttttttctactaCATCAATTTCATCTGCTTCTTTTCTAATGACTTCTTTATTGTACTTGTCCATCAACTTTACAAAGGAttcatctttattttcattctttAACTTCTCACGCATTTCTTCCCAATGTTTCTTCCATATAATCTTTTGCTTTTGTAACATGGGATTTTCAATTCTTTCTTCTTCAACTCTTAATAAGTTTTCTTCATTTACTTCTTCCATACATTTCTTTTCATTATTCATCCATTCTTGCTTCAattcaataaaatatttttcttttttaaatttctctAATTcctctgtttttttttttaatgtaatgttttttattatctctTTTTCCATTTCTAAAAgttctttttcatttgaattatcctgtaattttaattcttctatGCATGTTTTTAGAAATCCTTTTTTGTTCCTTATCCATTCCTCTTTTTTGCATTCGTCTAATACcatcatatatatttctatcCTTAATCTTGATATCAATTTATTTCTGCTTGAACCCTTAGATTCTGTATCTTTCTTCTCTATATccattcttattttttctctatttATNNNNNNNNNNNNNNNNNNNNNNNNNNNNNNNNNNNNNNNNNNNNNNNNNNNNNNNNNNNNNNNNNNNNNNNNNNNNNNNNTATTCTACTAACAATTGTTTTAACAATTCTTCGTAATCAAAAGTATGCAACTTATTTTGCTTTTGTATCCATCTCTtccatattattttttgtctCTCTAGCATAGGGTTAATTGTCCCATTTTTTGTGCTTTCTATCAtctcttctttttctattaattctACAGATTTATTTATCTCTTTTTTCCATTCTTTCTTCAAATTTTTAAACCATGGTTCCTTTTTCCATTTCTCTATCAACTTATCATTGTGTTCTGTCCATATTTTCCATAAAGGCTTTCCTTCCAAAAAAATACTAGTAATTTCTTCTTGATCTGTTTCCACTATCACGTCACTGTTAATTACATTCggatatatatctttttctttgaATTCTTCTAAACAAATGTTTAGAAATTCTCCTCTATTTAATTTCCAATCCTCTTTTTGACACTCCTCTAATATTGCCATATATACTTCAATTACAGTCTTCCATTTccatattttcctttttcttacaatatttctttttgcttctatatttctttcattttgttctattttttcacttttttccttattttcattttcactaAAATCTTCTCTgcaatatatttcattatgttcttctactttttcttttctttctattttttctttatgttCAATCTTTTTTGATTCttcttttctatatttttcatcTTGTTCTAcatcttctattttttctttatgttCATTTTCTTTAGATTCTTCTTTTccaaatatttcattttgtaCTATTTTATGTTCAATTTTTTGGGGTTCTCCTTTACCATATCTTTCATTTTGttctacttttttttcactttttctTTCATGTCCAATT
This is a stretch of genomic DNA from Plasmodium relictum strain SGS1 genome assembly, contig: PRELSG_99_v1_27, whole genome shotgun sequence. It encodes these proteins:
- a CDS encoding surface-associated interspersed protein (SURFIN) codes for the protein NVIQQKATSSPPNVSISTSAPVNVSMSTLTPAYVPTTYTNNNTLNNTNVISSTTTSLPAKSIDHEYVSPTNSVTIKPTETTSITTNNSIPFLIGFGSLFGIFFLLIFLYKVRQNYYINVRILLKKVQIYRESKSLGFSYKKLKSHMKNLGTGNKTNNFICEVILENETNVNERCIQKEPKENEHKEKIENVKQNERYEEEKYKKSEHKKKIERKENIEEQNEXXXXXXXXXXXXXXXXXXXXXXXXXXXXXXXXXXXXXXXXHKEKIENVEQNEIYGQEESKKNEHKEKIENVEQNEIYGQEESKKKEHKEKIKRKEKVEKQNKIYNKREQKKSEHKGKSEKKEVEQNEIYDQEESKKIGHERKSEKKVEQNERYGKGEPQKIEHKIVQNEIFGKEESKENEHKEKIEDVEQDEKYRKEESKKIEHKEKIERKEKVEEHNEIYCREDFSENENKEKSEKIEQNERNIEAKRNIVRKRKIWKWKTVIEVYMAILEECQKEDWKLNRGEFLNICLEEFKEKDIYPNVINSDVIVETDQEEITSIFLEGKPLWKIWTEHNDKLIEKWKKEPWFKNLKKEWKKEINKSVELIEKEEMIESTKNGTINPMLERQKIIWKRWIQKQNKLHTFDYEELLKQLEKIRMDIEKKDTESKGSSRNKLISRLRIEIYMMVLDECKKEEWIRNKKGFLKTCIEELKLQDNSNEKELLEMEKEIIKNITLKKKTEELEKFKKEKYFIELKQEWMNNEKKCMEEVNEENLLRVEEERIENPMLQKQKIIWKKHWEEMREKLKNENKDESFVKLMDKYNKEVIRKEADEIDVVEKNIKEDEIEKRKEK